From Triticum aestivum cultivar Chinese Spring chromosome 4A, IWGSC CS RefSeq v2.1, whole genome shotgun sequence, a single genomic window includes:
- the LOC123084994 gene encoding strigolactone esterase D14, producing the protein MLRSTHPLSPSSGGSGGSSPAPASSSGEAMVGGAPSGAKLLQILNVRVVGTGERVVVLSHGFGTDQSAWSRVLPYLIREHRVVLYDLVCAGSVNPDHFDFRRYNNLDAYVDDLLAILDALRIPRCAFVGHSVSAMIGILASIRRPDLFAKLVLIGASPRFLNDSDYHGGFELEEIQQVFQAMSANYEAWAKGYAPLAVGADVPAAVQEFSRTLFNMRPDISLHVCQSVFKTDLRGVLGMVQAPCVVVQTTRDVSVPANVAAYLRAHLGGRTTIEPLPTEGHLPHLSAPSLLAQVLRRALARF; encoded by the exons ATGCTCCGGTCCACGCATCCCCTCAGCcccagcagcggcggcagcggaggtAGCAGCCCGGCCCCGGCGTCCAGCTCCGGCGAGgcgatggtggggggcgcgccgagCGGGGCGAAGCTGCTGCAGATCCTGAACGTGCGGGTGGTGGGCACCGGCGAGCGCGTGGTGGTGCTGTCGCACGGCTTCGGCACGGACCAGTCGGCGTGGAGCCGCGTGCTGCCGTACCTCATCCGCGAGCACCGCGTGGTGCTCTACGACCTCGTCTGCGCCGGCAGCGTCAACCCGGACCACTTCGACTTCCGCCGCTACAACAACCTGGACGCTTACGTGGACGACCTGCTCGCCATCCTCGACGCGCTCCGCATCCCGCGCTGCGCCTTCGTCGGCCACTCCGTCTCCGCCATGATCGGCATCCTCGCCTCCATCCGCCGCCCCGACCTCTTCGCCAAGCTCGTCCTCATCGGCGCCTCGCCTAG GTTCTTGAACGACAGCGACTACCACGGCGGGTTCGAGCTGGAGGAGATCCAGCAGGTGTTCCAGGCGATGTCGGCCAACTACGAGGCGTGGGCCAAGGGGTACGCGCCGCTGGCGGTGGGCGCGGACGTGCCGGCGGCGGTGCAGGAGTTCAGCCGGACGCTGTTCAACATGCGGCCGGACATCTCGCTGCACGTCTGCCAGAGCGTGTTCAAGACGGACCTCCGCGGCGTGCTGGGCATGGTGCAGGCGCCGTGCGTGGTGGTGCAGACCACCCGCGACGTCTCCGTGCCGGCCAACGTCGCCGCCTACCTCAGGGCCCACCTCGGCGGGCGCACCACCATCGAGCCCCTGCCGACGGAGGGCCACCTCCCCCACCTCAGCGCCCCCAGCCTCCTCGCCCAGGTGCTCCGCCGCGCGCTCGCCCGGTTCTAG